The DNA sequence GCTGGTAATGCAATCGCGTCCAGCGCTTCACGCACTTCGGATTGCGTGTCGAGAATTTCAAAGACGCGTTCGCCCGCCGTCGCGGCTTGCGTCAACGCGGGAATGATTTGACCGAGCCGTCGCACCGGTTGAACCAATTGCGCGAGGTACGTCGTGAATGACACGAGTTCGCCGAGCGTCAGTTGATTTTGCATCACCAACGTTCCGCCGTACCAGATAATCAGCACGGTGCTGAGATTGGCGATGAGGTCAATCATCGGCACGTTAATCGCCTGCAAGCGCGACGCGCTCACCGACAGATCGAACCAATGTTCGTTCTCACGCGCAAACCGCGCGATCTCGGCGTCTTCTTGCGCGAACGCTTTGACGACGCGCGCGCCGCGCAAGTTTTGTTCGAGCCGGGTGGTGAGGACCGCGAGTTGTTGTTGCACCGCAAGCGACAACGGACGCAAGCGGCGTCCCAGGTGAAACGCGCGATGCGCGAGGAACGGCATCGTCGCGAGCGCGAGCAGCGCCAACCCAGGATTCATCGCGATCAACATCACAGCGGTGCCGAGCAACAACACGATGCCGTCAATCAAGCGGAGAATCGCGCGCCCGGTGACAAAACGAATCCGCTCGACATCTTGCATCGTGCGCGAAAGCACCTGCCCGGTTTCGGTGCGGTCGTGGTACGAGAAGGAGAGTGCGCCGAGTTTGCGGTGCATTGCGTTTCGCAAATCGTACGCCACACCCTGGGACGCGTTCTCGGTCCACAATCCTTGCAAAAACGTCAACGCGCCTTTGAGCAAGGTCAACACGAGCAGCGCGATCACCGACCAGAGTAAAAGCGTCGCGTCGCTATCGCGAATGCCGTGATCCACGATCCAGCGAATGAACTGCGGCACGGCAAGCGCGAGCGCGTTGATCGCAACGAGCGCGAGATACGCGCCGGTTGTTTGCTGCCAATAAGGTCGGAGGTAACCAAAGCAACGCAGAAGAATGCGCCCGGTTCCCGGCATACGAAGTGGAATCGGCGCGGGGTTAGCAATCGTTGTCACGGAAGAATGCTCATCGAAAAGTTATTTGGTCATACTGTGGTGCGGACGAGCCGTCCGCACGAGCGGGCAAGCTGACCACTTGATCCGCAAATCACGCGAATCCACGCGAATAAAAAACAAATTCGCGAAAA is a window from the Chloroflexota bacterium genome containing:
- a CDS encoding ABC transporter ATP-binding protein, which gives rise to MPGTGRILLRCFGYLRPYWQQTTGAYLALVAINALALAVPQFIRWIVDHGIRDSDATLLLWSVIALLVLTLLKGALTFLQGLWTENASQGVAYDLRNAMHRKLGALSFSYHDRTETGQVLSRTMQDVERIRFVTGRAILRLIDGIVLLLGTAVMLIAMNPGLALLALATMPFLAHRAFHLGRRLRPLSLAVQQQLAVLTTRLEQNLRGARVVKAFAQEDAEIARFARENEHWFDLSVSASRLQAINVPMIDLIANLSTVLIIWYGGTLVMQNQLTLGELVSFTTYLAQLVQPVRRLGQIIPALTQAATAGERVFEILDTQSEVREALDAIALPAVQGHVRFERVSFAYFRRHRVLSDISFEALPGQVVALIGTTGSGKSTIINLIPRFYDPTEGRITIDSIDTRRVTLNSLRDQVGIVLQETMLFATTIRENIAFGRPDATDEQIVNAARAAQAHEFILETPQGYDTVVGERGITLSGGQRQRVAIARALLKDPRILILDDATSSVDSETERLIQLALERLMRGRTSFVIAQRLSTLRMADLILVLDQGRIAARGTHAELLRTSGLYAEIYQQQLRKDVVEKEGKKGNEGNEGNGVGV